A genomic window from Providencia alcalifaciens includes:
- a CDS encoding PTS sugar transporter subunit IIB encodes MKITVVCGNGLGTSLMMEMSIKTILKDLQVAADVDHVDLGSAKGTVSDIFVGTTDIAEQLVAQQVGGEIVALENMIDKVAMKERLSVTLQKLGAM; translated from the coding sequence ATGAAAATCACTGTTGTTTGTGGAAATGGTTTAGGTACAAGTCTGATGATGGAAATGAGCATCAAGACAATTTTAAAAGACTTGCAAGTTGCGGCAGATGTTGACCACGTTGACTTAGGTTCAGCCAAAGGCACTGTGAGTGATATTTTTGTCGGTACCACCGATATCGCTGAACAATTAGTTGCTCAACAAGTTGGCGGCGAAATTGTTGCTCTGGAAAATATGATTGATAAAGTCGCGATGAAAGAACGTCTGAGCGTGACTTTACAGAAACTCGGCGCGATGTAA
- a CDS encoding LacI family DNA-binding transcriptional regulator: MQKTRKRKNTGRVTLQDVAKYAGVGSMTVSRALRTPELVSDKLREKINEAVEELGYIPNSAAGILASGQSRTIAVLIPSLRDNASSVFLQALQEVLNKNNYQVVIGSHDYQHKKESEVLLTLLQSSPAALVIFGAMNSESALITLNNLPIPVINATGDPAHRFTLNIKNNLGEAVSFLTHYLLQKGHQRIGYIGAQMDSKMQGQQLSGWNNTLLKHNLSAEQSITTPYVATMDFGRQAISEMLTRQPELEAVICSHEMIALGVMFECQRRLIKIPKMLAVVCVEGSENCDHIHPSLTSVRIDYSKMARETAKKLLKWLGDTEESFAGIQDEIVFPYKFEARQSG; the protein is encoded by the coding sequence ATGCAGAAAACCCGAAAAAGAAAGAATACAGGTAGAGTCACATTACAAGACGTCGCGAAATATGCAGGGGTCGGTTCAATGACGGTATCGCGCGCCTTGCGGACACCGGAGTTAGTCTCGGATAAATTGAGAGAAAAAATCAATGAAGCGGTTGAGGAGCTCGGTTACATTCCCAATTCCGCAGCAGGCATTTTAGCGTCAGGTCAAAGTCGAACAATTGCAGTATTGATCCCATCATTACGAGACAATGCAAGCTCAGTTTTTCTGCAAGCGTTACAAGAAGTCTTGAATAAAAATAATTATCAAGTGGTAATTGGTAGTCACGATTATCAGCATAAAAAAGAGTCTGAGGTGCTACTCACGCTATTGCAAAGTAGCCCCGCAGCATTGGTGATTTTTGGTGCAATGAATTCTGAAAGTGCTTTGATTACTCTGAATAATTTGCCGATACCCGTCATTAATGCGACGGGGGATCCCGCTCATCGTTTTACACTCAATATAAAAAACAATTTAGGGGAAGCGGTCAGTTTCCTCACACACTATTTGCTGCAAAAAGGTCATCAGCGTATTGGTTATATTGGTGCGCAAATGGACAGTAAAATGCAAGGCCAACAACTGAGTGGTTGGAATAACACGCTGCTAAAGCATAACTTGAGTGCTGAGCAAAGTATTACTACACCTTATGTGGCCACAATGGACTTTGGTCGGCAGGCGATTAGTGAAATGTTAACACGCCAACCAGAATTAGAAGCCGTGATTTGTAGCCATGAAATGATAGCCTTAGGGGTTATGTTTGAATGTCAGCGGAGGCTAATCAAAATTCCGAAGATGTTGGCTGTGGTGTGTGTTGAAGGGTCGGAAAATTGCGATCATATTCATCCATCGCTAACATCCGTACGCATTGATTACAGTAAAATGGCGCGGGAGACCGCGAAAAAACTCTTAAAATGGTTAGGGGATACGGAAGAAAGCTTTGCTGGTATTCAGGATGAAATTGTCTTTCCTTATAAATTTGAGGCAAGGCAAAGTGGCTAG
- a CDS encoding PTS sugar transporter subunit IIA, whose protein sequence is MLTTLLTPNVVQVVDSANDWRDAIKIACNPLINNKFIEPRYIDAIIQSHEKIGPYYVLGPGIAMPHARPEDGVNQLSLGLTVIKQGVEFGSEGNDPIKLLIVLAATDSNSHIGAIAKLAELFDNQEDIDSIMQSENVDDILNIIAKYE, encoded by the coding sequence ATGCTAACTACGTTATTAACCCCGAATGTGGTTCAGGTGGTTGACAGCGCCAATGACTGGCGTGATGCGATAAAAATCGCCTGTAATCCCTTAATTAATAATAAGTTCATCGAACCTCGCTATATTGATGCCATCATTCAATCCCACGAAAAAATCGGCCCTTACTATGTATTGGGACCTGGCATTGCAATGCCACATGCCCGCCCTGAAGACGGAGTTAACCAGTTATCTCTCGGTTTAACGGTCATCAAACAAGGGGTTGAGTTTGGTTCCGAAGGTAACGATCCAATTAAGTTATTGATTGTTCTTGCAGCAACAGACAGCAACAGCCATATCGGTGCGATTGCAAAACTGGCTGAACTTTTTGATAACCAAGAAGATATTGATAGCATCATGCAATCAGAAAACGTAGATGACATCCTTAACATCATCGCTAAATATGAATAA
- a CDS encoding DUF5339 family protein → MKKYLLSISLVANIVLLAALIIVAVMLFNLKAKVDNAIQQVKDGEYIELAKDNILPDSLKDLSKIDVTDKPCDYFYQNVDVFIEYLKDNPDIAGADIYANQITALKRKIEKAPSVFQDKACEKGISGLNFMIETISPTE, encoded by the coding sequence ATGAAAAAATATTTACTGAGTATTAGCTTAGTGGCAAATATTGTCTTACTCGCTGCGTTGATCATCGTCGCTGTGATGCTATTTAATTTAAAAGCGAAGGTGGATAACGCAATTCAACAAGTAAAAGACGGTGAATATATTGAGTTGGCCAAAGATAATATTTTACCTGACTCTTTAAAAGATCTATCTAAGATTGATGTCACAGATAAACCTTGCGACTATTTTTATCAGAATGTGGATGTGTTTATCGAATATTTGAAAGATAACCCAGACATTGCAGGCGCAGATATTTATGCCAATCAAATTACTGCCTTAAAACGTAAAATTGAAAAAGCCCCTTCCGTTTTTCAAGATAAAGCCTGTGAAAAAGGGATTTCTGGGCTTAATTTTATGATTGAAACTATCTCACCAACTGAATAA
- a CDS encoding MbeCy has product MSNMKTEIVVVRLTKHERAMLDAIKTTPLLADWLKALAFSQVEQHEKSQNPK; this is encoded by the coding sequence ATGTCTAATATGAAAACTGAAATTGTGGTTGTCCGCTTAACGAAGCATGAGCGTGCGATGTTAGATGCGATAAAAACCACGCCATTACTTGCGGATTGGTTGAAAGCGCTTGCTTTTTCTCAAGTAGAACAGCACGAAAAGAGTCAAAATCCTAAATAA
- a CDS encoding PTS ascorbate transporter subunit IIC produces MEFFRFLMQDVLSEPAVLVGLIALIGLIAQKKPVTECIKGTIKTIMGFVILGAGAGLVVSSLGDFSAIFQHAFGINGVVPNNEAIVSIAQKSFGREMAMIMFFAMLINILIARLTPWKFIFLTGHHTLFMSMMIAVILATAGMEGTMLVAVGSLIVGFCMVFFPAIAHPYMKKVTGSDDVAIGHFSTISYVLAGFIGSKFGNKEHSTEDMNVPKSLLFLRDTPVAISFTMFIIFIITCLFAGSDFVREVSGGKNWFMFSLMQSITFAAGVYIILQGVRMVIAEIVPAFKGISDKLVPNAKPALDCPVVFPYAPNAVLVGFLSSFAAGVLGMFVLYALNMTVIIPGVVPHFFVGAAAGVFGNATGGRRGAILGAFAQGLLITFLPVFLLPVLGDIGIANTTFSDADFGAIGILLGIIVR; encoded by the coding sequence ATGGAATTCTTTCGTTTTCTGATGCAAGATGTGCTTTCTGAACCGGCGGTACTCGTCGGTCTGATCGCACTTATCGGTCTGATTGCTCAAAAGAAACCTGTCACGGAATGCATTAAAGGCACTATCAAAACCATCATGGGTTTTGTAATTTTAGGTGCTGGTGCAGGGCTAGTTGTCAGCTCTTTAGGTGATTTTTCAGCGATTTTCCAACACGCATTTGGTATCAATGGTGTCGTGCCGAACAACGAAGCAATTGTGTCTATTGCACAAAAAAGCTTCGGTCGTGAAATGGCAATGATCATGTTCTTTGCGATGTTAATCAATATCTTGATTGCTCGCCTGACCCCATGGAAATTTATCTTCCTAACAGGTCACCATACTTTATTCATGTCTATGATGATTGCGGTTATCTTAGCGACCGCAGGTATGGAAGGAACCATGCTCGTGGCTGTTGGTTCACTGATTGTGGGTTTCTGTATGGTGTTCTTCCCTGCGATTGCACACCCATACATGAAGAAAGTCACCGGTTCAGATGATGTCGCAATTGGTCACTTCTCCACTATTTCTTATGTGTTAGCGGGTTTTATCGGTAGCAAATTTGGTAATAAAGAACATTCTACTGAAGATATGAATGTACCAAAAAGCTTACTGTTCCTGCGTGATACGCCAGTGGCTATTTCGTTTACTATGTTCATTATCTTTATCATTACTTGTTTGTTTGCAGGTAGTGATTTTGTTCGTGAAGTGAGCGGTGGTAAAAACTGGTTCATGTTCTCGTTGATGCAGTCCATTACTTTCGCAGCGGGTGTTTACATCATTCTGCAAGGTGTGCGCATGGTTATCGCCGAAATCGTTCCTGCATTTAAAGGGATCTCCGACAAATTGGTGCCAAATGCAAAACCTGCATTAGACTGCCCAGTGGTCTTCCCTTACGCGCCGAATGCGGTGTTAGTTGGCTTCTTAAGCAGCTTTGCAGCGGGTGTATTAGGCATGTTTGTTCTGTATGCACTGAACATGACGGTAATTATTCCGGGTGTTGTACCACACTTCTTCGTGGGTGCAGCGGCTGGGGTATTCGGTAATGCAACAGGTGGACGCCGTGGTGCGATTCTTGGTGCCTTTGCTCAAGGTCTGTTAATTACCTTCTTACCTGTGTTCTTGCTGCCAGTCCTCGGCGACATCGGCATTGCCAATACTACCTTTAGTGATGCTGACTTCGGCGCTATCGGAATTTTATTAGGTATTATCGTTCGATAA
- the map gene encoding type I methionyl aminopeptidase, which produces MDNITIKNVEEIELMRESGRLLARVFKMLDEFIVPGISTMEINDKVENYIVNELQARPASKGQYGYQYVLNTSINEVVCHGVPKVDEILKPKDIINVDITLEKNGFIADSSKMYVMPEAPPLARKLVKDTYNAMWEGIKQVKPGATLGDIGSAIQHHAESNGYSVVREYCGHGIGRKMHEDPQVLHYGTRGRGVVLKEGMTFTIEPMINQGGMKIKTKKDGWTVVTRDKKLSAQSEHTVLVTKDGYEVLTLRDEER; this is translated from the coding sequence ATGGACAATATCACGATTAAAAATGTTGAAGAGATAGAATTAATGCGAGAATCTGGCCGATTGCTTGCTCGCGTTTTTAAAATGTTGGATGAGTTTATCGTTCCAGGAATATCCACAATGGAAATTAACGACAAAGTCGAAAATTATATTGTGAATGAACTTCAAGCGCGCCCTGCCAGTAAAGGCCAATATGGTTATCAATATGTTCTAAATACATCAATTAACGAAGTCGTGTGCCATGGTGTGCCAAAGGTCGATGAAATCTTAAAGCCAAAAGACATTATCAACGTGGATATAACCCTTGAGAAAAATGGCTTTATTGCTGATTCAAGTAAAATGTATGTGATGCCAGAAGCGCCTCCGCTTGCCAGAAAATTAGTGAAAGACACCTACAATGCAATGTGGGAAGGGATCAAGCAAGTAAAACCGGGTGCGACATTAGGTGATATTGGATCTGCTATCCAACATCATGCGGAATCAAACGGTTATAGCGTCGTTCGTGAATATTGCGGGCACGGCATTGGCCGAAAAATGCATGAAGACCCGCAAGTATTACATTATGGAACCCGTGGGCGCGGTGTAGTTCTAAAAGAAGGTATGACATTCACCATTGAGCCGATGATCAACCAAGGTGGCATGAAAATAAAAACCAAAAAGGATGGTTGGACTGTTGTGACACGAGATAAAAAGCTTTCCGCGCAGTCAGAACACACCGTTTTGGTCACTAAAGATGGTTATGAAGTACTGACTCTGCGTGACGAAGAGCGCTAA
- the uvrC gene encoding excinuclease ABC subunit UvrC: protein MEQQFDPKVFLKTVTNQPGVYRMYDAGGTVIYVGKAKDLKKRLSSYFRENVGSRKTEQLVKHIASIDVTVTHTETEALLLEHNYIKLYQPRYNVLLRDDKSYPYIFLSSEKHPRISSHRGAKHGKGEYFGPFPSSYAVRETLAVMQKLFPIRQCEDSVYKNRSRPCLQYQIGRCLGPCVKGLVTDEEYDQQVNYVRLFLTGKDKQVLTGLVERMEKASQELRFEDAARFRDQIQAVRAVTEEQYVSGGDDDLDVIGVAFDSGLACVHVLFIRQGKVLGSRSYYPKIPAGTLLEEVVQTFLGQFYLQGSENRTLPGEILIDFPLTEKELLAESLSGIAGRKINIQSQPRGTRARYLKLARTNASIALSTKLAQQSTIQQRMAALSKVVNIENISRMECFDISHTMGEQTVASCVVFDKTGPVKSEYRRYNITGITPGDDYAAMHQVLTRRYGKHLDESKVPDIIFIDGGKGQLGQARDVFNSLEVDWDKNHPLLIGVAKGSDRKAGLETLFLKPEGEGFALPPDSPALHVIQHIRDESHNHAITGHRQRRAKVKNTSALESIEGVGPKRRQMLLKYMGGLQPLRNASIEEIAKVPSISYALAEKIYNALKQ from the coding sequence GTGGAACAACAGTTTGATCCAAAAGTTTTCTTAAAAACAGTCACAAACCAACCCGGCGTTTATCGTATGTATGACGCTGGGGGAACTGTGATTTATGTTGGGAAAGCGAAAGATCTGAAAAAAAGGCTATCGAGCTATTTCCGTGAGAATGTTGGTAGCCGTAAAACAGAGCAACTCGTCAAGCATATCGCCTCTATCGATGTGACGGTAACCCATACTGAAACTGAGGCGCTACTGCTGGAACATAATTATATAAAGTTGTATCAGCCTCGTTATAACGTCTTGCTACGAGATGATAAATCTTATCCCTATATTTTTCTGAGTAGCGAAAAACACCCCAGAATTTCAAGTCACCGTGGCGCGAAACACGGAAAAGGGGAGTATTTCGGTCCATTCCCAAGTTCTTATGCGGTGCGTGAAACCTTAGCGGTGATGCAAAAGCTGTTTCCCATTCGCCAGTGTGAAGATAGCGTTTATAAAAATCGTTCAAGACCTTGTTTACAATATCAAATTGGTCGCTGTTTAGGGCCGTGCGTGAAAGGTTTAGTGACGGATGAAGAGTATGACCAGCAAGTCAACTATGTCCGTCTTTTCTTAACGGGTAAGGATAAGCAAGTCTTAACTGGGTTGGTCGAGCGCATGGAAAAAGCTAGCCAAGAGCTACGTTTTGAAGATGCGGCGCGTTTTCGTGACCAAATTCAAGCCGTGCGTGCGGTAACAGAAGAGCAATATGTCTCCGGCGGTGATGATGACCTCGACGTTATCGGGGTTGCATTCGATTCGGGTTTGGCTTGTGTTCATGTTCTATTTATTCGCCAAGGAAAGGTTTTGGGAAGTCGAAGCTACTATCCAAAAATTCCGGCGGGGACTCTATTAGAAGAAGTGGTTCAAACCTTCTTAGGGCAGTTTTATTTACAAGGCAGTGAAAACCGTACATTGCCAGGGGAAATATTAATTGATTTTCCATTAACGGAAAAAGAGTTATTGGCGGAATCGTTGTCTGGGATAGCGGGTCGTAAAATTAATATCCAAAGCCAGCCTCGAGGTACTCGAGCGCGTTATTTAAAACTGGCTCGAACCAATGCCTCTATCGCACTCTCCACCAAACTGGCGCAGCAGTCGACGATTCAACAACGCATGGCGGCGCTGTCAAAAGTGGTGAATATAGAGAATATTTCTCGCATGGAGTGTTTCGATATTTCCCACACGATGGGGGAGCAAACTGTGGCTTCCTGCGTGGTATTTGATAAAACGGGTCCCGTGAAGTCAGAATATCGTCGATACAATATTACGGGGATCACGCCAGGGGATGACTATGCGGCGATGCACCAAGTGCTGACTCGCCGTTATGGTAAACATCTGGATGAGAGCAAAGTTCCCGATATTATCTTTATTGATGGTGGCAAAGGGCAACTAGGCCAAGCGCGGGATGTATTTAATTCCCTTGAAGTGGATTGGGATAAAAACCATCCTTTATTAATTGGGGTTGCTAAAGGTAGCGATCGTAAAGCAGGGTTGGAAACGCTATTTTTAAAACCTGAAGGTGAAGGCTTTGCACTTCCCCCGGATTCGCCAGCATTGCATGTGATCCAGCATATTCGTGATGAGTCGCATAACCATGCGATTACAGGGCATCGCCAGCGCCGCGCGAAAGTGAAAAATACCAGTGCACTTGAATCTATCGAAGGGGTAGGGCCAAAACGTCGCCAAATGTTATTGAAATACATGGGGGGATTGCAACCTTTGCGTAATGCGAGCATAGAAGAGATCGCAAAAGTGCCCTCGATCTCATACGCACTGGCAGAAAAGATTTATAATGCATTGAAACAGTAG
- a CDS encoding nicotinamide mononucleotide deamidase-related protein YfaY: protein MLIVEMLSTGDEVLHGQIIDTNAAWLADCLFQQGLPLHGRTTVGDSLDSLVETFIERSHHADVVIVNGGLGPTSDDLSALAAATATGVPLIEHPEWIAVMESYFTARGREMPATNRKQAMLPANAELIDNPVGTACGFALHLNDCWFFFTPGVPSEFKVMVKEQIIPRLRQNLTLPEPPVCLRLTSFGRSESSLARQFDPLELPKECVLGYRSSMPIIELKLTGPASQRDAMAKVWQVVKAGVGDNKVFEGTDGIGALVRESLEQRQFSVVTHERFSAGLLYWTLNAAKAPISQGNIEKLATHSDLAALVQTAKNSRSLNQCEIGLVIGEYYDGTLSLALSTPTGSYAQCVNYLPRNHSELEKQQVSVMLMLDMLSRWLEGRPIIGDYEWLEQIQVMEVS, encoded by the coding sequence ATGTTGATTGTAGAAATGTTAAGTACTGGTGATGAAGTACTGCATGGGCAAATTATTGATACCAATGCGGCTTGGCTGGCGGATTGCTTGTTTCAGCAAGGATTACCACTGCATGGTCGTACAACGGTCGGTGACTCTCTTGATAGCTTAGTGGAAACATTTATCGAGCGTAGTCATCATGCAGATGTGGTTATTGTTAATGGTGGATTAGGTCCCACGAGTGATGATCTCAGTGCCTTAGCGGCTGCAACGGCTACGGGGGTGCCACTGATTGAGCATCCTGAATGGATTGCGGTAATGGAAAGTTATTTCACTGCACGAGGGCGTGAAATGCCGGCTACCAATCGCAAACAGGCTATGTTACCCGCTAATGCAGAGCTTATCGATAATCCTGTCGGAACCGCTTGTGGTTTTGCTCTGCATCTTAATGATTGTTGGTTCTTTTTTACGCCAGGCGTCCCTTCTGAGTTTAAAGTCATGGTCAAGGAACAGATCATTCCTCGTTTACGTCAAAATCTTACGTTACCAGAACCACCAGTTTGTTTACGTCTAACCAGTTTTGGTCGCAGTGAAAGTAGTCTTGCAAGGCAGTTTGACCCACTTGAGTTACCAAAAGAGTGCGTGCTGGGTTATCGCTCTTCAATGCCAATCATTGAGTTAAAATTGACAGGACCTGCGAGTCAACGTGATGCGATGGCGAAAGTTTGGCAAGTCGTGAAAGCGGGTGTCGGTGATAATAAAGTATTCGAAGGAACCGACGGTATTGGCGCGTTAGTGCGGGAATCACTTGAACAACGACAGTTTTCGGTTGTGACACACGAACGGTTCAGCGCGGGTTTACTCTATTGGACATTGAATGCAGCGAAAGCGCCTATCAGCCAAGGGAATATTGAGAAATTGGCAACGCATTCAGATTTGGCCGCGTTAGTCCAAACTGCAAAAAATAGTCGATCGCTAAATCAGTGTGAGATTGGTTTAGTCATTGGCGAATATTATGATGGAACCTTATCTTTAGCATTATCCACCCCAACTGGCAGTTATGCTCAGTGCGTAAATTATTTACCTCGCAATCACTCGGAACTCGAAAAACAGCAGGTTAGCGTGATGTTGATGTTGGATATGTTATCCCGTTGGTTAGAGGGGCGGCCAATCATTGGAGATTATGAATGGTTAGAGCAAATTCAAGTGATGGAAGTTAGCTAA
- the fabV gene encoding enoyl-ACP reductase FabV: MIIKPKIRGFICTTAHPAGCEAHVREQIAYVKSRGELKNGPKKVLVIGASTGYGLASRINAAFGSGAATIGVFFEKPGSESKTGSAGWYNAAGFDKAAKEAGLYAKSINGDAFSNECRQTVIDLIKQDLGQIDLVVYSLASPVRKMPETGEVVRSALKPIGEPYKSVALDTNKDVLIEAVVEPANEQEIEDTVKVMGGQDWELWMNALADAGVLADNAQSVAYSYIGTDLTWPIYWHGTLGKAKEDLDRAAHAINEKMAQKGGSAHVAVLKSVVTQASSAIPVMPLYISIVFKIMKEQGIHEGCIEQIQRLFATKLFSGETPETDEKNRLRLDDWELRDDVQETCRQIWKQLNDDNINALTDYQGYKAEFLRLFGFGLDGVDYEADLSGEANFEVKELV, from the coding sequence ATGATTATCAAACCTAAAATTCGTGGTTTTATCTGCACTACAGCTCATCCAGCAGGCTGCGAAGCCCATGTTCGTGAGCAAATTGCCTATGTGAAATCTCGTGGTGAACTGAAAAATGGACCGAAAAAGGTTCTGGTAATTGGTGCATCCACTGGTTATGGTCTAGCTTCACGCATCAATGCAGCTTTTGGCAGCGGTGCAGCGACCATCGGTGTTTTCTTTGAAAAACCGGGCAGTGAGAGCAAAACAGGTTCCGCAGGCTGGTACAACGCCGCTGGTTTTGACAAAGCAGCCAAAGAAGCGGGTCTGTATGCGAAAAGCATCAACGGTGATGCATTCTCCAATGAGTGCCGTCAAACCGTAATCGACTTGATTAAACAAGATTTAGGTCAAATCGATTTAGTGGTTTATTCACTGGCTTCTCCAGTGCGTAAAATGCCTGAAACGGGTGAGGTTGTACGTTCAGCATTGAAACCAATTGGCGAACCGTATAAATCTGTTGCGCTGGATACCAACAAAGATGTGCTGATCGAAGCCGTTGTGGAACCTGCCAACGAGCAAGAAATCGAAGACACCGTGAAAGTGATGGGCGGTCAAGATTGGGAATTGTGGATGAATGCATTAGCGGACGCTGGCGTTCTGGCTGACAATGCACAATCCGTTGCTTACTCCTATATCGGTACTGATTTAACGTGGCCAATCTACTGGCACGGTACATTAGGTAAAGCGAAAGAAGATTTAGATCGCGCAGCCCATGCCATCAACGAAAAAATGGCGCAGAAAGGCGGTTCGGCACACGTTGCTGTACTGAAATCTGTGGTCACTCAAGCATCTTCAGCAATTCCTGTTATGCCTCTTTATATCTCAATCGTGTTCAAAATCATGAAAGAGCAAGGCATCCATGAAGGCTGTATCGAGCAAATTCAACGTCTGTTCGCAACGAAATTATTCAGCGGTGAAACACCAGAAACTGACGAGAAAAACCGTCTACGTCTGGATGACTGGGAACTGCGTGATGATGTGCAAGAAACCTGTCGTCAAATCTGGAAACAGCTTAACGACGACAACATCAATGCACTGACTGATTATCAAGGCTACAAAGCTGAATTCTTACGTTTATTCGGCTTTGGCTTAGATGGCGTTGATTACGAAGCAGACTTAAGCGGCGAAGCTAATTTTGAAGTGAAAGAATTAGTTTAA
- a CDS encoding LuxR C-terminal-related transcriptional regulator: MINIIIIDDSNISIRGIEAILTRNTRYKVVATFPSLDPVITWNRQNKANIILINREHCHFDSLKTFTTIRRTQPDVGLIIFNVRHNDMFVVKALDIGIFGILSASIAEEELIEALQIVNARQRIISPDIAQQLALQRLNQREQLDIYELLSARELEIMLMITRGLPVKHIADALSLSPKTVNTYRYRMFGKLNICSDVELTHIAIGYGLITAKQGSSGWNNSLIQKFS; the protein is encoded by the coding sequence TTGATTAATATAATAATTATTGATGATAGTAATATTTCGATTCGAGGTATTGAAGCAATACTGACTCGAAATACTCGCTATAAAGTTGTCGCAACGTTTCCTTCTTTAGATCCCGTGATCACATGGAACCGACAAAATAAAGCAAATATTATTTTGATTAATCGGGAACATTGCCATTTTGATTCATTGAAAACCTTCACGACAATCCGCCGTACTCAACCCGATGTTGGGCTAATTATCTTCAATGTTCGTCATAATGATATGTTTGTTGTGAAGGCGTTGGATATTGGTATTTTCGGCATACTGAGCGCCAGTATTGCAGAAGAAGAGCTTATTGAAGCTCTGCAAATCGTGAATGCGCGTCAACGAATTATCTCTCCTGATATTGCTCAACAGTTGGCTTTACAAAGATTAAACCAACGTGAACAGCTAGATATATATGAACTGCTTTCTGCAAGAGAGCTCGAAATTATGCTCATGATCACAAGAGGGCTTCCGGTTAAGCATATTGCGGATGCATTATCTTTAAGCCCTAAAACGGTAAATACTTATCGATATCGAATGTTTGGTAAACTTAATATCTGTAGTGATGTAGAATTAACACATATAGCAATCGGTTATGGTTTAATTACCGCAAAACAGGGTTCATCAGGGTGGAACAACAGTTTGATCCAAAAGTTTTCTTAA
- the pgsA gene encoding CDP-diacylglycerol--glycerol-3-phosphate 3-phosphatidyltransferase, giving the protein MKLNIPTWLTLFRVILIPFFVLAFYLPVSWGPFACALIFVIAAVTDWFDGFLARLWKQTTKFGAFLDPVADKVMVATALVLVTESYDVWYVTLPAATMIAREIIISSLREWMAEIGKRSSVAVSWIGKFKTTAQMMSLVGLLWRPNPLIEHLSIALLYVAAILTFWSMFQYLKAAWGDLSEA; this is encoded by the coding sequence ATGAAATTAAATATACCGACGTGGTTGACCTTATTTCGTGTCATCCTGATACCGTTTTTTGTATTAGCGTTTTATCTTCCCGTCAGTTGGGGACCTTTTGCTTGTGCGCTGATTTTTGTGATCGCCGCCGTGACGGATTGGTTCGACGGATTTTTAGCGCGTCTATGGAAGCAAACGACCAAGTTCGGTGCTTTCCTCGATCCTGTTGCAGACAAGGTTATGGTTGCGACAGCTTTAGTCTTAGTGACTGAAAGTTATGATGTTTGGTATGTAACTTTACCCGCAGCAACCATGATTGCCCGTGAAATCATTATCTCGTCACTCAGAGAGTGGATGGCAGAAATAGGTAAACGTAGCAGTGTGGCGGTATCTTGGATTGGTAAATTCAAAACTACCGCGCAAATGATGTCGCTGGTGGGCTTATTATGGCGTCCAAATCCGCTGATCGAACATCTGTCTATTGCACTTTTATATGTGGCTGCAATTCTGACTTTCTGGTCAATGTTTCAATATTTAAAGGCTGCGTGGGGCGATTTGAGCGAAGCGTGA